Below is a window of Cryobacterium sp. PAMC25264 DNA.
GGCCGAAGCCGCCGTGCGCGCCCGGCTGGCCGACGACCACCCCACCGTGGAACTCCGTCGCGTCGACCTGGGCGACACCCGGCAGACCCTCGCGCTGGCCGCCGCCGAGTTGAGCGTCCCTGGCACCGCCCACATCTACTCCGCCGGCATCGTGCAGGCCCTCACCATGGAGGCGCGCCAGACTCTGCCCACCCTGGCGGAGCTCCTGCTGCGCCGCGGCGGCGAATGGGTCGCCAGTTTTCCCACGGTGCCCGCACCCGGACTGAGCGTGGACGACCCCACCACCTGGCACCTCACCGTGAGCCAGTTCCGGCAGCTGCTGGCATCCGCCCCCGCCCTGGAGATTCGCTCCGTCGAGGTGGACATCGAAACCGACAGACGCATCGCCACGGTTGGCGTTGCCCGGAAAGGAACGTAGCAGTGAGCAGAGTGAAGACGTTGGTCGGGAGGGTCGTGCGCAAGCTGGCCCCCGAGACCATGCGCACCCTGGAATACGCCGGCGATCTCCGGA
It encodes the following:
- a CDS encoding bifunctional 2-polyprenyl-6-hydroxyphenol methylase/3-demethylubiquinol 3-O-methyltransferase UbiG — protein: MPVGATIYELAYGGGDDLVHLAGRGHRVVGVDYSASAEAAVRARLADDHPTVELRRVDLGDTRQTLALAAAELSVPGTAHIYSAGIVQALTMEARQTLPTLAELLLRRGGEWVASFPTVPAPGLSVDDPTTWHLTVSQFRQLLASAPALEIRSVEVDIETDRRIATVGVARKGT